The DNA region TGAGATGCGGATACATCCGCTCGTACATCGCAGGAACGCCGCAGAGAAACGCCATCTTCTCTTCTACGATGAGCTTTGCGCACTCCTTCGCATCGAACCGCGGACAAAGAGCGACCCGCATCCCTGACGAGAGCGGCGTGTGGATGCAGACGGTCAGACCAAACGCATGGAAGATCGGCAGCACGGCAAGGAAGCCGTCTCCGATATGCGGTTTGCCGTCCACATAGTCATAGAGAAGCTGGGTCGCCAGATAATTGGCCGAGGTGTTTGAAAGCATCACGCCTTTCGAGGGGCCAGTCGTGCCGCCGGTGTACATGATGACGGCAGTATCCTCAGCCCTGACATCGTGCGGGGGAAGGGACGCGGTCTTCAAAAATTCGCGTCCTTCTTCGAGAAGAGCGTCCCATTCAGAGGATCTTCCGGTCGTCTGTTTGGCGTGACGAACCGAACGGTTGTAGACCGTCTTCATGATCCGACCTTTGATGCCTGCGGGGAAGTAGGTGGGCGTTTTACAGCGGATGACCTCGACATCGAGACCGGAACAATGTTCTTCGTTGATCTCAAACGTCAGAACGATCCGGGATTCGGTGAGTTCCACCGCGTAACGGAGTTCATCTTTCGTTGAAAGCGGATGAACGAGATTGCAGACGGCGCCGATCCGGTTGACGGCATAGGCGGCGATAACGCTTTGCGGGATATTCGGCAGAAAAATGGTGACGAAATCGCCTTTTTTCACACCGTGCTGCATGAGTCCGGCAGCACAGGCATGTACCTGCTCCATCAGACTGCGGTATGATATGTAATTATTATAATACTGTATGGCGATTGCTTGGGGTCCTGCATGGGTTCCACCGTATGTGAGCATCGTGTAAAGAGACCTTTTTGTCTCGTTTGTATACTCAAGTTTGGTGATGGAATCATTTCTGTATATGCGGGCGTTCATGAACCATATACATATGAAGGATAGCATATTATAGCTGGCGGTCACGCAAAATTTGAACAAATTTTGCAAAAAATAATGTCAGAGGCAATGACCAGAGAGTATTTATACTTCAGCCCGAAATTGGCCCCTCGTTGGGGGACGGTATGAAAAAAAAGGTTAGGCCCTATCCTGGAGCGCCATATAATCGAGCTTGTTCATCTTCGTCATCGGCATCTCATCAAGGATGACAAACGCTTTTGGAACACTCCAGTGATTCAGATGTTCGGTCGCAAAGGCAAGCAGATGTTTCTCCGCTTCGGCATGATCCATCTTCTGCTTCAGGGTCACATACAGTTTGATCCGCCGGTCGTCCCGCCACTTGAAGCCTACGGCGCAGGCTTTGGCAACGATCGGACAGCCTTCCATTGCCGCTTCGATTAAGGGCGGATAGACGTTATATCCGTTCACCTTGACCAGACGCTTGATGCGGGATCTAAAGCAGAGATTGTTCTCCTCGCCGATCGCGAATATGTCTCCCGTATGGAGCCAGAGTTTTCCGTCGGGATGAATCTTTAAGACATCGTCTGTTGCCTCGGGATTTTTATAATATCCTTTCATCACCGAGGGACTGGAGATGCAAAGCTCCCCTTCTTCACCCTCGGGAACCTCATCAAAGGTTCCGGGGTTCACAAGGCAGATGTCAGTTCCTTCCACAGGGATACCCACGCATCCTTCGGGAAATGCCTTATACTGATTCCGCGTAAGAGAGCAGGTTCCGCACGCCTCGGTCAGACCGTAACCCGGACGGAACTCCGCACCTCCCTTGTCCTTTCCTAAGATGTCATTATACCGGTAGGCGAGGTCATGGCTTACCCAGTCTCCTCCGCAGACAACGTGCTTCATGAATGAAAGGTCGTGATCTTTCAGATACGGGTACATCCGTTCGTACATCGCGGGAACGCCGATCACATAGGCGACCTTCTCTTTCAGAAGAAGACTGCTGCACTCTTTATCATTGAACCGGGGGGAAAGCATGACCCGCATCCCGGAGGAAAGCGGGGCCTGGATACAGACCGCAAGCCCAAACGCATGGAAGAGCGGAAGGATCGCGAGGAATCCGTCGCCGATATGGGCGGTGTGCGTGACGTTCTCCAGAAGAAGACGCGTCGTGACGTAATTCACCGACCAGTTCGAGATCATGACCCCTTTCGCGGGTCCGGTCGTGCCGCCGGTGTACATAATGACGGCCGTATCGTCTGCTTTTCCTTCTAAAGGCGGGAGAGGCGTTGTCTGGAACCGCTTTTTCCCGGCCGCCAGAAGATCGGCCCACTCGGTGACGCGGGACGAAGCCTTCGGCGATTTTCGGACCGTGTAGGAATACACGGATTTCATCACGAAACCCTTTGGACCCGGCGGGAAGTAGCCCGGCGTTCTGCACCGGATGATATCCACATCGAAGTTGGCCGCAAGACCTTCGTTCAGTTCAAACGTGAGGATGAGTTTGCTGTCCGTGAGTTTGACCGCATTCTCCAGCTCCGACAGGGTCGAGAGCGGGTGGACCATATTGCATATTGCACCGATCCGGTTCAGGGCATAGACCGCAATCACGCACTGCGGGATGTTCGGCAGAAAGAGCGTGACGAAATCGCCTTTCTTTACGCCGCGATCGAGAAAACCCGCCGCACAGGTGTCGATGAGATCATACAGTTCCCCGTACGTGATCCGGTTGTCGAAGTATTGAATGGCCACGGCCTCGCGGCCTGCATGCTGCACGCCGTAGTTGAACATGGAATAGAGAGACTGTTTCGTCTCGTCGGTGTATTCCAGTTCGGTCTTCGCGTCGTCTCTAAACACAGGACGTGACATACGTTACTCAGCCTGCTTTTTATCGTTTGCCCGTGAAAGTTCCTGCTTTTCCAGCAGACGGTAATCTATCTTGTTGAACTTGGTCATGGGAAGATCGGCCACGAACTCCACCCTGGCCGGAACGCTCCAGCGGTTCATCTGGTCTTTGGCGTAATCGATCAGGATCTTCTCTTCCTCAGCCGCATCAAAGGAGCCGAGCGGCTTTTCCGGAACAACGAAGAGTTTGATCTTCCGGTCAAGTTTCCAGGGGGTCGCAACGGCGCAGACCAGTTTGATATCGCGATGGTTCTGCATCGCCTCCTCGATAAGGGTTGG from Methanocorpusculum labreanum Z includes:
- a CDS encoding class I adenylate-forming enzyme family protein, whose protein sequence is MNARIYRNDSITKLEYTNETKRSLYTMLTYGGTHAGPQAIAIQYYNNYISYRSLMEQVHACAAGLMQHGVKKGDFVTIFLPNIPQSVIAAYAVNRIGAVCNLVHPLSTKDELRYAVELTESRIVLTFEINEEHCSGLDVEVIRCKTPTYFPAGIKGRIMKTVYNRSVRHAKQTTGRSSEWDALLEEGREFLKTASLPPHDVRAEDTAVIMYTGGTTGPSKGVMLSNTSANYLATQLLYDYVDGKPHIGDGFLAVLPIFHAFGLTVCIHTPLSSGMRVALCPRFDAKECAKLIVEEKMAFLCGVPAMYERMYPHLKGKDLSCVKHLVCGGDRVSPELAYRYNDILGKEKGGAEFRPGYGLTEAGGACVITGVHYSTLKEGGVGVPLAGTEICVVAPGTTDVLPNTEEGELCMIGPAIMTGYYKNPEETAAVLRMHDDGRIWLHTGDIVSIGEGNNINFRCRYKRLVKVNGYNVYPLMIEAVMEKCPIISQSCAMGIPWKTDTRIKLYVTLKEKMDPEAAIKDIIAFAKANLNHWSVPVSISILEAMPLTKMNKTDYKALEKQE
- a CDS encoding class I adenylate-forming enzyme family protein, with the protein product MSRPVFRDDAKTELEYTDETKQSLYSMFNYGVQHAGREAVAIQYFDNRITYGELYDLIDTCAAGFLDRGVKKGDFVTLFLPNIPQCVIAVYALNRIGAICNMVHPLSTLSELENAVKLTDSKLILTFELNEGLAANFDVDIIRCRTPGYFPPGPKGFVMKSVYSYTVRKSPKASSRVTEWADLLAAGKKRFQTTPLPPLEGKADDTAVIMYTGGTTGPAKGVMISNWSVNYVTTRLLLENVTHTAHIGDGFLAILPLFHAFGLAVCIQAPLSSGMRVMLSPRFNDKECSSLLLKEKVAYVIGVPAMYERMYPYLKDHDLSFMKHVVCGGDWVSHDLAYRYNDILGKDKGGAEFRPGYGLTEACGTCSLTRNQYKAFPEGCVGIPVEGTDICLVNPGTFDEVPEGEEGELCISSPSVMKGYYKNPEATDDVLKIHPDGKLWLHTGDIFAIGEENNLCFRSRIKRLVKVNGYNVYPPLIEAAMEGCPIVAKACAVGFKWRDDRRIKLYVTLKQKMDHAEAEKHLLAFATEHLNHWSVPKAFVILDEMPMTKMNKLDYMALQDRA